ATTAGGGACTCACCAATCTAGATACTGACACACTCCTCGCTTTGAGTGCTACGCACAGGTGAAAAGCTAAGGTTTTGAAATTGGAAATTGAAAATACGAATTCTCCGTGCCACTTTCCGCTAGCTTTTAGATTCTTCACCTGTGTACCAGGCTTATCTACACTTGGCATCAGAGTTTTTACGGGATTTTCGATTCAGTGGCTCAAAATTACTGGAATCCGTGTTTTCTAGAGTTGAAGAATTGTAAAATTAGAAAAGCTAAGTCTACCCGTGGCGTTGAGAGCGCACTCAAGGTGCGACGGGATAGAAATCAAAGAGATGTGATCGCTATCTATCCCATGACTCCATCCTCCTCCACCACTCCAACCGCACCTACCGCTGCCCATATCGTCACGAAAACTTGGACTTGGCAAGGTTTTCCCATCTGCTACCAGACTCAAGGAACTCAAGGGCCAGCGGTGGTGCTGGTACATGGATTTGGGGCATCTTGGGGGCACTGGCGCAAAAACATCCCGGTGCTGGCTCAACATTGCCGCGTCTATGCCATTGACTTAATTGGCTTTGGTGGTTCCGCAAAACCCACTCCAGGGGGCAAGATTTCCTACACCTTTGAAACTTGGGGACAGCAACTCGCTGATTTTTGCCGCGAGGTGGTGGGAAGCCCCGTTTTTTTAGTCGGAAATTCCATCGGCTGTATTGTGGCAATGCAAGCAGCAGTCGATCATCCAGATATTATCTTGGGAACTGCCCTAATTAACTGTTCTCTGCGGCTGCTGCACGACCGCAAACGCGCCCAATTGCCTTGGTATCGCAGCTTTGGGGCACCTATTGTTCAACGACTGCTGGCAGTCAAGTGGATTGGCAAATTCTTCTTTAGCCAACTTGCCAAGCCAAAGGTAGTACGGAAGGTTCTCCTGCAAGCCTACAAGCACCCAGAAGCGGTGACTGATGAACTGGTGGATATGCTCATGGCACCCGCCTTTGATGAGGGTGCTGTGGACGTTTTTGTCGCCTTTACACGCTATTCTCAAGGGCCACTGCCGGAAGACCTGCTGCCTCTGCTGCCCTGCCCGACAATCATCCTCTGGGGAACGGAAGATCCTTGGGAACCCATCGAGCTGGGGCGAGAGTTTGCCAATTACCCGAAAATTGAGAAGTTTATTCCCATCGAAGGTGTGGGGCATTGTCCTCAGGATGAAGCGCCTGAGTTAGTTAACCCAATTTTGCAGGAGTGGATATTGCAGCTGTACTCGGACAATCAAGTTTTAGCTGAAAATCCTTAGAAGTGCTGGAATTGTGGCATCTATGCTTCAGTGCTGCACCTTTATCAACTTAATAGATAGTGCGCCTTAGTAGTGCGCCCATATTTTTCGCAATGGACATCCCAGCATTTGCTCTAGCAAGTGAATCTGGCTATTATCAAGCTCTGTGTTGGGTTGGCGTGCTTCTAGAATAAAACGAGCGAAACCAGCGGGACACTCATACCGCAGGTCATTTAGCGAACAGACAGCACCGCAACAAGGCACGATAACCATCAGCTCGTTAAATCTTGTGCAGTATGCGGTGTCCATAGCTTGTTGCCACCACCGAGTTTCCAGGTAGGATAAACAGACAGGACAGAAGATTTGTTCCAAGTTGCTACCTGGGTCAACAAATTCCACGTCATCTGTAACTCTGAGATACACCCGATCTGCCTGCGGGACAAAAGACTTGAACAATTGCAAGGTCATCTGTTGAGCTGCGGTATCAGGTACAAGCTGTGGAGCTGTTGGAATCAATCTGAGGAAGTCAACAGACATTTTAAGCCGCCCCCCAGCGCTTCCAAGTAGTCACCCACACTAGAACAATCACCTGTTTGGTAATTGGTCGCTAAGAAAAGGTTTTAAGTTTTGAGTTGAAGAACTCTCTTCAACTCAAAACTTAAAACTCTCATGACCAATTACCCATTTAAAATGAGTCTTGATTCGTACTCCTCTTCAGCCAATCTTGACCTAGCTGAATCGTCACATCCGAGACCAGGTGGCCAGTGCTTTCAATCCGCACTTCCCCAAATCCCAACGAACGGTAGATAGCTTTGGCACTATTTCCATCTCCCTGTTGAGCCACTACGTGCGTTACCCGCAACGGTTCGGGCCACGGGTCGTCAACGTAGACATTTCGGTAGCCAGCATTATTGAGCGTGTTGATTAAGGATTGCACAGCCTTGCGATCGCCCGTACTATCTTGAATCGCTACCCGGATATAGGCTGGGTCGCTTGCTTCGCCACCGTCCATTCCCTGGTCAAAATGCTGTGCCATCATTGTCCGGATGCGGCGGCGATTTGGCACCCAATAACTCACCTCATGATTCCCGTTGCCACTAAAGTCACCCGGTACCATGAGCATTTGCACTTGGGAACGGTCTGTCTTGACGCCATAACCAACTAGGGCTAACAACTCCTCAACCGTTAAGTTGGTGTCAATATGCGATTGGATAACCGAGAGAATCTTCGGCATTCTCGCCAAAGTGGTTGGATTCAGTGCTTGTTCCATCAGTGCCCGCATGACCATTTGCTGCCGCTGAATCCGCCCAATATCGCCATACTTGTCATAGCGGAAGCGCAGCAATTGCAGCACTTGATTGCCATTGAGATGTTGTTTTCCTGCTTTCAGGTTGATGTACAGGTGCTGGCTCTCATCTCGATATTTCATATCCCTGGGGACATAGACGGTAACGCCACCCAAGGCGTCCACCAGCTTCTCTACCCCCTGAACGTTAATTCGGATGTAGCGATCGATTCCGACTCCGCTGAGAAGGTCGCTGGTTGTCTTAGCACTAAGGGCTGGCCCCCCCTCAAGATTCGCGGCATTAATCTTGGTAACGCCGACTCCCTCCACAAAGGTGCGGGTATCTCGTGGGATGGATAAAGCTGCGATTTTTTGCGCCTCCGGGTCAAACCGCAGCAAAAGCATGGTATCTGATAGACCCTCGAAGGAGTTCACCAGCGCGTGGTATCCCAGATTTTTTGTTTCAGCAGGAGGGTTATCCAGGTCGGAGGAGATAACCTTGATTCCCATAACTAAGATATTGACGGGGCGGGTCAGTTCTGGCAACCGCATACTGGTACGGGAGATGCGATCGCCATCAAACACCGCTGCTTCTTCAGGACTTAGCTGGCTTTGCAGCAAGGGCGTACTGGAAAAAGACACGGCTAACAAAGCTCCCGCAGTTGCTGACAGCATTGCCACCCCAGTCAAGCCCAACCCAAGCCAAAGCCAGTTTACCTGGTTTCGTTTTTTAACAGGTCTTTTCTTGATGGGTTGATTGGATGTTTGCCCCCACGGGCGTTTTTCA
The Coleofasciculus sp. FACHB-1120 genome window above contains:
- a CDS encoding alpha/beta fold hydrolase, giving the protein MTPSSSTTPTAPTAAHIVTKTWTWQGFPICYQTQGTQGPAVVLVHGFGASWGHWRKNIPVLAQHCRVYAIDLIGFGGSAKPTPGGKISYTFETWGQQLADFCREVVGSPVFLVGNSIGCIVAMQAAVDHPDIILGTALINCSLRLLHDRKRAQLPWYRSFGAPIVQRLLAVKWIGKFFFSQLAKPKVVRKVLLQAYKHPEAVTDELVDMLMAPAFDEGAVDVFVAFTRYSQGPLPEDLLPLLPCPTIILWGTEDPWEPIELGREFANYPKIEKFIPIEGVGHCPQDEAPELVNPILQEWILQLYSDNQVLAENP
- a CDS encoding LCP family protein gives rise to the protein MSARKIPEKRPWGQTSNQPIKKRPVKKRNQVNWLWLGLGLTGVAMLSATAGALLAVSFSSTPLLQSQLSPEEAAVFDGDRISRTSMRLPELTRPVNILVMGIKVISSDLDNPPAETKNLGYHALVNSFEGLSDTMLLLRFDPEAQKIAALSIPRDTRTFVEGVGVTKINAANLEGGPALSAKTTSDLLSGVGIDRYIRINVQGVEKLVDALGGVTVYVPRDMKYRDESQHLYINLKAGKQHLNGNQVLQLLRFRYDKYGDIGRIQRQQMVMRALMEQALNPTTLARMPKILSVIQSHIDTNLTVEELLALVGYGVKTDRSQVQMLMVPGDFSGNGNHEVSYWVPNRRRIRTMMAQHFDQGMDGGEASDPAYIRVAIQDSTGDRKAVQSLINTLNNAGYRNVYVDDPWPEPLRVTHVVAQQGDGNSAKAIYRSLGFGEVRIESTGHLVSDVTIQLGQDWLKRSTNQDSF